The Polymorphobacter megasporae genome window below encodes:
- a CDS encoding periplasmic heavy metal sensor gives MSRIRIALAVSVVLNLFLSGALAAGLVSLRTGGPMINAGSLRVAGAELPSAERRPFRMALRDARRSMRPTIVASRAAKAEAAALLRQPNVDQAAVNAALDRARVADIAVRAAVERRAVAYAATLPLADRATLAAAMTRRAERAPPAAE, from the coding sequence GTGAGCAGAATCCGCATTGCGCTTGCTGTCTCGGTGGTCCTCAACCTGTTTCTGTCAGGCGCGTTGGCCGCGGGGCTAGTGTCGCTCCGCACCGGCGGGCCGATGATCAACGCCGGGTCGCTGCGCGTCGCGGGGGCTGAGCTCCCCAGCGCCGAGCGGCGGCCGTTCCGCATGGCGTTGCGCGATGCCCGCCGATCGATGCGCCCGACGATCGTCGCCAGCCGGGCGGCGAAGGCCGAGGCAGCAGCGCTATTGCGGCAACCAAACGTCGATCAGGCCGCGGTCAACGCCGCACTCGATCGGGCACGTGTCGCCGACATCGCGGTCCGCGCCGCAGTCGAGCGGCGGGCGGTTGCCTATGCCGCGACGCTGCCGCTCGCCGACCGGGCGACGCTCGCCGCCGCGATGACGCGGCGGGCCGAGCGGGCTCCGCCTGCCGCTGAATAA
- a CDS encoding RNA polymerase sigma factor, which translates to MDDRDPDTQLIERVGRGEPAATRAFVAAKLPRVLSLATRMLRDVAEAEDVAQETFVRVWRNAGAWQPGRARFDTWLHTVVLNLCRDRLRRKRVTTGDAVPDVPDPAPDAEAGLIEAERGSAVALAIAALPERQRDAILLVHYQDLSGAEAAAALELSVEALESLLARGRRTLRARLGGLQEGEA; encoded by the coding sequence TTGGACGATCGGGATCCCGACACGCAACTGATCGAGCGCGTCGGTCGCGGCGAGCCGGCGGCGACGCGCGCGTTCGTTGCGGCCAAGCTGCCGCGTGTCCTCAGCCTTGCCACACGTATGCTCCGCGACGTCGCGGAAGCCGAGGACGTGGCGCAGGAAACCTTCGTTCGCGTCTGGCGCAACGCCGGAGCGTGGCAGCCGGGCCGCGCACGGTTCGATACCTGGCTCCACACCGTCGTCCTCAATCTCTGCCGCGACCGGCTGCGCCGCAAGCGCGTAACGACGGGCGACGCCGTGCCGGACGTCCCCGATCCGGCGCCCGATGCCGAAGCCGGGCTGATCGAGGCGGAGCGGGGCAGCGCCGTTGCCCTCGCGATCGCCGCTTTGCCCGAGCGGCAGCGCGATGCGATCTTGCTCGTTCATTATCAGGATTTGTCGGGCGCCGAGGCGGCGGCGGCGCTCGAGCTCAGCGTCGAGGCACTCGAATCGCTGCTCGCCCGCGGGCGGCGCACCTTGCGTGCAAGGCTCGGCGGATTGCAGGAGGGTGAGGCATGA